In a genomic window of Candidatus Methylomirabilota bacterium:
- a CDS encoding DnaJ domain-containing protein has translation MPTRFKQILLILGALLYVVSPVDLVPDLIPAVGWLDDLIILGLLLWFLSGVRVDPGRGFGKRPAEPEAQAGSADPYALLGVDRGASPDEIRTAYRHLVAQYHPDKVLHLGREFQEMAHQKLIAIKEAYEMVKGRADSRQG, from the coding sequence ATGCCCACTCGCTTCAAACAAATTCTACTCATTCTTGGCGCCCTCTTGTATGTTGTGAGTCCAGTGGACCTCGTCCCTGATCTCATCCCCGCCGTGGGGTGGCTGGACGATCTCATTATCTTGGGCCTCCTCCTCTGGTTCCTCTCTGGGGTCCGGGTGGATCCGGGCAGGGGCTTTGGGAAGCGGCCAGCGGAGCCCGAGGCCCAGGCAGGATCGGCTGATCCGTACGCCCTCCTCGGGGTCGATCGGGGGGCGAGCCCGGACGAGATCCGCACCGCTTACCGGCATTTGGTCGCCCAGTACCATCCCGACAAGGTCTTGCATCTCGGCCGAGAGTTCCAGGAGATGGCCCATCAAAAGCTTATTGCTATCAAGGAGGCCTATGAGATGGTGAAGGGCCGGGCGGACAGCAGACAGGGGTGA